Sequence from the uncultured Draconibacterium sp. genome:
TACCTGATAAAGCGGGTAAAACAGCATGAGAAGTAGTATATCGATTATGTACAATTTTACGTTGAATTTATGCCACTGATTGCCAAAACCAACTGATACTTTTGCTTCACTTTAAAATTAGAATAGAATCAATAAAGCAAAATAACCGTTATCATGAAACCAAAATCAAACCAACATTTTCCTATTCTCTTTACTTTGCTTTGCGCCACTTTAATGATTGCATTTATAGGGTGCAACCCGAAAAAAGAAGTGCCGCAGGTTTTTCAAAGTTTTTACCCGGGGCAAGCCTGGCCCGATGCCGACAGTGTGCACATAAACGCCCACGGAGGTGGAATTTTGTACTACAATAACACCTATTATTGGTTTGGCGAATACAAAAGCGAAAATACCAGTTCTGCCCGGGTGGGAGTGAATTGTTATTCCTCAAAGGATTTATACAACTGGAAACCTGAAGGTGTTGTGCTGCCCGTGAGCGATAGTGTTGGAAGCGATATTGAGACCGGTTGTGTAATGGAGCGTCCAAAGGTTATTTACAACGCCAAAACGCAACAATTTGTATTGTATTTTCACCTCGAGCTGAAAGGAAAGGGCTACAGCGCTGCGCGTGTTGGTATTGCGGTTAGCAACAATGTTACCGGGCCTTACACTTATCTGCGTTCATTGCGACCGAATGCAGAAGTTTGGCCACAAAACATGAATGAAGAGCAGAAAAACAGCAGTGTAACTATGGCTGATTTTTCGGAATGGTGGACCGATGAATGGATGCAGGCTGTGCATGATGGATTATTTATCCGACGTGATTTTGATGGCGGGCAGATGTCGCGCGACATGACACTTTTTGTTGACGATGACGGGAAAGCCTATCATATCTATGCATCGGAAGAAAACCTGACACTGCACATTGCCGAACTAAGCGATGATTATTTGAGATACACCGGAAAATACATCCGTGTTGCACCCGGCGGACACAACGAAGCGCCTGCCATTTTCAAAAAAGACGGAAAGTATTTTATGATTACCTCGGGTTGTACAGGTTGGGATCCGAATGCGGCCCGAATGTTTACCTCCGAATCGATTTGGGGCCCCTGGGAACAACATCCAAATCCTTGTGTTGGGGAGGAAGCCGATTTGACTTTCCACTCACAAAGCACATACATTTTACCTGTGGACGGGAAAGACGATGCTTTTATTTTTATGGCCGATCGCTGGACACCAAAAAAGCCCATCGAAGCAAGTTACATTTGGTTGCCCATTCAATTTGAAAACGGATTGCCCGTATTAAAATGGATGGATCAGTGGAACCTCAGCATTTTTGACGAAATAAACGAATTACAATAAAACGAAAAAATGAAAAAATTGGCAGTATTTGTATTGCTCCTGTTACCATTTATTGGTTTGGCGCAGGAACCTTTAATTCAAAACGTATATGGCAGAAGTCATTTTACGCTTAATGGTAGCTGGAACTATATTATCGATCCGTTTGATAATGGTTATTACGATTATCGACTGAACGAAAATCCAAATGGTTTTTTTAAAAACAGGAAGGCAAAAGATAAAGGCGACTTAGTTGAGTACAATTTTGATACTTCTCCGTTGATGGTAATCCCTTCTGATTGGAATACAAAAAACGAACAGCTGTTTTTTTACGAAGGCAGCGTGTGGTTTAAAAAAGATTTCAACTACGTTAAAAAGGCCGGACAAAAGACCTTTGTATACTTTGGTGCGGTAAACTACGATGCAAAAGTGTACTTAAACGGAGAGAAGATAGGAGAGCACATTGGTGGATATACGCCGTTTAATTTTGATATAACCAACAAGGTAAAAGATGGCGAAAACTTTTTGATTGTACGTGTAAATAATGAGCGTATTCCCGAAGGAGTTCCAACAGTTAATGCCGACTGGTGGAATTATGGCGGTATTACCCGCGAGGTGCTGATCGCAGATGTTCCGGAGGTGTTTGTGGAAGACTATCTTGTTCAGCTCGAAAAAGGGAAGTACGATCGTATAGCTGGGAATGTAAAACTCAATGAAAAAGTTAAAGGGAAAGAGGTTATACTTACTATCTCGGAACTGAATATTGAAGAGAAACTTACAACAGATGAAAACGGATATGCCGCATTTTCAATAAAAGCAAAGCCTGAACTTTGGAGCCCTGAGAATCCAAAACTTTATGAAGTGGTTCTTACTGCAAACGGTGAAGAGGTAAAAGATCAGATAGGTTTTAAAAATATTGAAACGCGCGGGAAAGCAATTTACCTTAACGACGAGCAAGTTTTTTTGCGTGGAATTTGTATTCATGAAGAAGCGCCTTACCGCCAGGGAAGAGCCTGGAATGCCGACGATGCAAAAGTATTATTGGGCTGGGCCAAAGATCTGGGCTGTAATTTTGTACGTTTAGCCCACTATCCGCATAACGAATATATGGTTCGCGAAGCCGAAAAAATGGGAATTATGGTGTGGTCTGAAATTCCTGTTTACTGGACAATTCACTGGGGAAATGAAGCAACTTATGCCAACGCACAACGTCAGCTTTCGGATATGATCGACCGCGATAAAAACCGCTGTGCCATTTCTGTTTGGTCTATTGCCAATGAAACTCCGCACAGCGAAGCACGCGATGTATTTCTCGGTAAACTGGCTTCGTTTGCGCGTGAAAAAGATAATACCCGCCTGATTAGTATGGCGATGGAAGTTACCGGTCAGGGTAATAACCTGAGCAAGGTTGAAGACAATATGAATAAGTATGTCGACATCATAAGTTTTAACAGCTACCACGGATGGTATGGAGGAACAATCGAGGATCTGGCAAAACGGGAATGGGAAATTCCTTACGATAAACCATTTTTTATCAGCGAATTTGGTGCAGGAGCCCTGCAGGGAAAGCATGGCGATAACGACGAAAAGTGGACGGAAGAGTACCAGGCACGTTTATATAAAGAAACGCTTGCGATGTTTAACAAGGTAGACGGTTTTGCCGGAACCAGCCCATGGATTTTAGTTGACTTTTATTCGCCACGCCGCCAGCTAAACGGTATTCAGGATTTTCTTAACCGCAAAGGACTCATCTCGAATAACGGTGTAAAAAAGAAAGCATATTTCGAATTACAGGATTTTTATAAAAAGAAAGCAGCAGAATACAAATAAATTGATATTGAGTGTTTGAAAGCAGCAGCAGGAATTTCTTGCTGCTGTTTTATTTATGTACTCATCCCAAATTCCTTTTTATACCGCGCCGGAGAAATTCCGGTACTTTGTTTAAAGATCCGGGAAAAATGGTAGCGATCGGCAAAACCTGTTTTTAGTGCAACTTCATCAATACTTAAGTTCGAATGATGAAGTATGATACATGCGCTGTCAATGCGTTTGTTACGCACATATTTCTGAACCGAAACTCCTACTTCATTCGAAAAA
This genomic interval carries:
- a CDS encoding glycoside hydrolase family 2 TIM barrel-domain containing protein; this encodes MKKLAVFVLLLLPFIGLAQEPLIQNVYGRSHFTLNGSWNYIIDPFDNGYYDYRLNENPNGFFKNRKAKDKGDLVEYNFDTSPLMVIPSDWNTKNEQLFFYEGSVWFKKDFNYVKKAGQKTFVYFGAVNYDAKVYLNGEKIGEHIGGYTPFNFDITNKVKDGENFLIVRVNNERIPEGVPTVNADWWNYGGITREVLIADVPEVFVEDYLVQLEKGKYDRIAGNVKLNEKVKGKEVILTISELNIEEKLTTDENGYAAFSIKAKPELWSPENPKLYEVVLTANGEEVKDQIGFKNIETRGKAIYLNDEQVFLRGICIHEEAPYRQGRAWNADDAKVLLGWAKDLGCNFVRLAHYPHNEYMVREAEKMGIMVWSEIPVYWTIHWGNEATYANAQRQLSDMIDRDKNRCAISVWSIANETPHSEARDVFLGKLASFAREKDNTRLISMAMEVTGQGNNLSKVEDNMNKYVDIISFNSYHGWYGGTIEDLAKREWEIPYDKPFFISEFGAGALQGKHGDNDEKWTEEYQARLYKETLAMFNKVDGFAGTSPWILVDFYSPRRQLNGIQDFLNRKGLISNNGVKKKAYFELQDFYKKKAAEYK
- a CDS encoding glycoside hydrolase family 43 protein; the protein is MKPKSNQHFPILFTLLCATLMIAFIGCNPKKEVPQVFQSFYPGQAWPDADSVHINAHGGGILYYNNTYYWFGEYKSENTSSARVGVNCYSSKDLYNWKPEGVVLPVSDSVGSDIETGCVMERPKVIYNAKTQQFVLYFHLELKGKGYSAARVGIAVSNNVTGPYTYLRSLRPNAEVWPQNMNEEQKNSSVTMADFSEWWTDEWMQAVHDGLFIRRDFDGGQMSRDMTLFVDDDGKAYHIYASEENLTLHIAELSDDYLRYTGKYIRVAPGGHNEAPAIFKKDGKYFMITSGCTGWDPNAARMFTSESIWGPWEQHPNPCVGEEADLTFHSQSTYILPVDGKDDAFIFMADRWTPKKPIEASYIWLPIQFENGLPVLKWMDQWNLSIFDEINELQ